A region from the Bactrocera dorsalis isolate Fly_Bdor chromosome 1, ASM2337382v1, whole genome shotgun sequence genome encodes:
- the LOC125777890 gene encoding putative nuclease HARBI1: MFYNYRKFFSIVLMAVCDAKYTFTAVSIGSYGSQSDGGIFRLTPFGHALIQNTLPLPPPVPLSDVSPEPFPYFFVGDAAFPLRNNLMRPFPGANLTHTKRIFNYRLSRARRVIENSFGILTARWRILKTTIECNPENCEKIVLACIVLHNFIMLNDHNRWYCPENYVDRVEGHNILNAGEWRRETENNSLRPMRTSVRRGPSTAFNLRERLANYFINEGSVPFQNKLDSITGEPHAPGGPY, encoded by the exons ATGTTTTACAATTATAGAAAATTCTTTAGCATCGTTTTGATGGCTGTATGTGATGCGAAATATACGTTCACAGCAGTTAGTATTGGCAGCTATGGAAGTCAAAGTGACGGAG GAATCTTTCGACTTACTCCATTTGGTCATGCATTAATACAAAACACTCTGCCTTTGCCACCACCTGTGCCACTGTCTGACGTGTCACCGGAACCTTTTCCTTACTTTTTCGTTGGAGATGCCGCATTCCCATTACGAAATAATTTAATGCGCCCATTTCCTGGAGCTAATCTAACACACACGAAACGTATTTTCAATTATCGATTGTCACGCGCTCGTAGAGTCATAGAAAATTCCTTTGGTATATTGACTGCTCGGTggagaattttgaaaacaacgATTGAATGTAATccagaaaattgtgaaaaaattgtattggctTGCATAGTcttacacaattttataatGTTGAATGATCACAATCGCTGGTATTGTCCGGAGAACTACGTAGATCGAGTGGAAGGACATAACATTCTTAATGCCGGTGAGTGGCGCCGGGAAACTGAAAACAACTCTTTACGACCAATGCGAACTTCGGTGCGTAGAGGTCCTTCAACTGCGTTTAACCTACGGGAGAGACTtgctaactattttataaatgaagGATCTGTACCATTCCAAAACAAGTTAGACTCTATTACAGGAGAACCACATGCTCCTGGAGGAccgtattaa